A stretch of DNA from Nocardioides sp. Arc9.136:
AGCCCGTCGTCCTCGTCGAGGAGCGCGACCGCGTCCTCGTCGTGACCATCAACCGTCCCGCGGCGAGGAACGCCGTCAACGGCGCGGTCTCGGCCGCGGTCGCCGCGGCCATGGACCGGCTCGAGTCGCGCGACGACCTCTCGGTCGGCGTCATCACCGGAGCGGGCGGGACCTTCTGCGCCGGCATGGACCTCAAGGCGTTCCTCGGCGGCGAGGACGTGATGGCCGGCGGGCGCGGGCTGGCCGGGATCACCACCCGGCCGCCGGCCAAGCCGCTGGTCGCCGCGGTCGAGGGCTGGGCCCTGGCCGGCGGGTGCGAGGTCGTCCTGGCCTGCGACGTGGTCGTCGCCTCGCGGGAGGCGAGGTTCGGCATCCCGGAGGTCAAGCGCGGACTGGTCGCCGGCGCCGGCGGGCTGGTCCGGCTGCCGCGGAAGATCCCGCAGAACGTCGCCCACGAGCTCGCGCTCACCGGCGACCCGATGACCGCGGAGCAGGCCGAGCGGTACGGCCTGGTCAACCGGCTCACCGAGCC
This window harbors:
- a CDS encoding crotonase/enoyl-CoA hydratase family protein, which translates into the protein MSETAGTAEPVVLVEERDRVLVVTINRPAARNAVNGAVSAAVAAAMDRLESRDDLSVGVITGAGGTFCAGMDLKAFLGGEDVMAGGRGLAGITTRPPAKPLVAAVEGWALAGGCEVVLACDVVVASREARFGIPEVKRGLVAGAGGLVRLPRKIPQNVAHELALTGDPMTAEQAERYGLVNRLTEPGGALDAALELAGRMTANGPLAMAATKRILAEQADWGAQDFWEQQSALMAPVFASEDAQEGARAFAEKRPPQWRNR